The Myxococcales bacterium genome has a segment encoding these proteins:
- a CDS encoding universal stress protein, with product MLPFNKRFLCPTDFSDPSLKAIDAAGQLAAHFAAELVLLHVIVPLPTISAPLMPPATASIPYNLNEYLEEIEKTARATLAKIAKEHLAPEIPVDLLVVRGNAADEIIRMTAEVKADLIVIATHGWTGWRHLIFGSVAEKVIRYAEIPVLTIRCREDGKSGKNTGLVGECSS from the coding sequence ATGCTGCCTTTCAACAAGCGATTTCTCTGCCCGACGGACTTCAGCGACCCTTCCCTCAAAGCCATCGACGCCGCCGGTCAACTGGCCGCCCATTTTGCCGCCGAGCTGGTGCTGTTGCACGTCATCGTTCCCCTGCCGACGATTTCCGCGCCTTTGATGCCGCCGGCGACCGCCTCGATCCCCTACAACCTGAACGAGTATCTCGAGGAAATCGAAAAGACCGCCCGCGCCACGTTGGCGAAAATCGCCAAGGAACACCTGGCGCCGGAAATCCCGGTCGATTTGCTGGTGGTGCGGGGAAACGCCGCCGATGAAATCATCCGAATGACCGCCGAGGTCAAGGCCGATCTGATCGTCATCGCGACGCACGGTTGGACCGGCTGGCGACATTTGATCTTCGGCTCGGTGGCCGAAAAAGTGATCCGTTATGCCGAGATTCCGGTCCTGACGATCCGCTGCCGGGAAGACGGCAAATCGGGGAAAAATACCGGACTGGTCGGCGAATGTTCTTCCTGA
- a CDS encoding glycoside hydrolase family 5 protein, whose amino-acid sequence MRKNILLLALVFLTSLSAMIGCNADDDPGSTTGQAKADDDDDNDTADDDDDNDDDNDDDNDDDNDSGDDDDDDDDDNDNDNDDDDDDNDTSPVPPTPQITDDLGREVIIHGVNVFGLEFGSWWVQQEDFDRIAGWGFTHVRLPIAWKYMEPVEGEWDDTYLIEHVAPVLDMIENAGLKAIVGMHQWQFCSTFGGNGAPDWACAEGYSPDLFGLIQFAADFWSRDLDEHWATAWELVWDTVGEHPAIWGYDLFNEPWGGVQTAFPAFERDTLTPFYQDLIDRLRTRDTVRWALVEPDLFNTILPCQLEPLDDSRVVYAPHIYSGGTALDSIGYWVNEQFIDWDNRRYDKDRDRLGWPVLVGEYGITSCVEGPAEWTRDSVSAHDRYTMSETVWVYSKDDCGWGLLDAAGNEKPYYLPYLIRPYPRAVAGHIESYDFDFDTGVFELVFTNTAATGVTEIYAPARQYPGGFTVECSDPAGTWSSEYDDETQVVSLQTDPDSPSHTVTVMPAAQRNR is encoded by the coding sequence ATGAGGAAAAACATTCTCCTGCTCGCGCTCGTTTTCTTAACGTCTCTGTCGGCGATGATCGGCTGCAATGCCGACGATGACCCCGGATCAACTACAGGGCAGGCTAAGGCGGATGACGATGACGACAATGATACCGCCGATGATGATGACGACAATGATGACGACAATGACGACGATAATGACGATGACAATGACAGCGGCGACGATGATGACGACGATGACGACGACAACGATAACGACAACGACGACGATGACGACGACAACGACACCTCCCCCGTGCCGCCGACGCCGCAGATAACGGACGATCTCGGCCGCGAGGTCATCATCCACGGCGTCAATGTTTTCGGCTTGGAATTCGGCTCCTGGTGGGTCCAGCAGGAGGATTTCGACCGCATCGCCGGCTGGGGCTTCACCCACGTTCGGCTGCCGATCGCCTGGAAATATATGGAACCCGTCGAGGGCGAGTGGGATGACACTTATCTCATCGAACACGTGGCGCCGGTGCTGGACATGATCGAAAACGCCGGGCTGAAGGCGATCGTCGGCATGCATCAATGGCAGTTCTGTTCGACCTTCGGGGGCAACGGCGCGCCGGACTGGGCCTGCGCCGAAGGCTATTCGCCCGATCTGTTCGGGCTCATCCAATTCGCGGCCGATTTCTGGTCCCGCGACCTGGACGAGCATTGGGCGACGGCTTGGGAACTGGTGTGGGACACGGTCGGCGAACATCCAGCCATCTGGGGCTATGATCTGTTCAACGAGCCTTGGGGCGGAGTGCAAACCGCCTTCCCCGCCTTCGAGCGCGACACCCTGACTCCATTCTATCAGGATCTGATCGATCGGCTGCGCACCCGCGACACCGTGCGCTGGGCGCTGGTCGAGCCGGATTTGTTCAACACGATCCTGCCCTGCCAGCTTGAGCCGCTGGACGATTCGCGCGTCGTCTACGCGCCGCACATCTATTCGGGCGGCACGGCGCTGGACAGCATCGGTTACTGGGTCAACGAACAGTTCATCGATTGGGACAATCGCCGTTACGACAAAGACCGCGACCGGCTGGGGTGGCCGGTGCTGGTCGGCGAATACGGCATCACCTCCTGCGTCGAGGGCCCGGCGGAATGGACGCGCGATTCGGTTTCGGCGCACGATCGCTATACGATGAGCGAAACGGTGTGGGTCTATTCCAAGGACGACTGCGGCTGGGGCCTGCTCGACGCCGCGGGCAACGAAAAACCCTATTACCTGCCGTATCTCATCCGTCCCTATCCGCGCGCCGTGGCCGGACATATCGAATCGTACGACTTCGATTTCGACACCGGCGTGTTTGAACTGGTCTTCACCAATACCGCCGCGACCGGAGTGACCGAGATTTACGCCCCGGCGCGCCAATATCCCGGCGGATTCACGGTCGAATGCTCCGACCCGGCAGGCACCTGGTCATCCGAATACGACGACGAAACCCAGGTCGTTTCACTGCAAACCGATCCGGATTCGCCCAGCCACACGGTAACCGTCATGCCGGCCGCGCAACGCAACCGCTAA
- a CDS encoding TetR/AcrR family transcriptional regulator, with translation MSKRSPIEVLFMSPDSNDTGTRPGRDSQAQRENTRRKILATALAEFAAQGYFAASTRDIARRAGMAAGLMYRYFPTKEELLRELIDRSVAAWKDERQRRIGERPFADLREFLATELVFQRDFLLDDRSDTGRFFLRHLFQDQLPGRGKLIACLLPGETLAAQIAAAQERGELKPKVTAEAVRSLAEMVCAKFLHSFYFPDPDWPVADAAALRPRIENCLQAVFANVLKAPAVKKPPVSRETLQGNLF, from the coding sequence TTGAGCAAACGCTCACCAATCGAGGTTCTGTTTATGTCGCCCGATTCCAACGATACCGGAACACGACCCGGCCGCGATTCACAAGCCCAGCGGGAAAACACCCGGCGGAAGATTCTCGCCACCGCTTTGGCCGAATTCGCCGCACAAGGCTATTTCGCCGCCTCGACGCGCGATATCGCCCGCCGCGCCGGGATGGCCGCCGGTTTGATGTATCGCTATTTCCCGACCAAGGAGGAACTGCTCCGGGAATTGATCGATCGCTCGGTTGCGGCCTGGAAGGACGAACGGCAACGGCGGATCGGCGAGCGGCCGTTCGCCGACCTGCGCGAGTTCCTGGCGACTGAATTGGTTTTTCAGCGCGACTTTCTATTGGATGATCGGTCGGATACGGGCCGCTTTTTCCTGCGGCACCTGTTCCAGGATCAATTGCCGGGAAGGGGAAAATTGATCGCGTGCCTGCTTCCCGGCGAAACGCTCGCCGCGCAAATCGCCGCTGCCCAGGAGCGGGGCGAGCTCAAGCCGAAAGTCACGGCCGAAGCGGTGCGTTCCCTGGCCGAGATGGTTTGCGCCAAGTTTCTCCATTCGTTCTATTTTCCCGATCCCGATTGGCCGGTGGCGGATGCGGCGGCCCTGCGCCCGCGGATCGAAAACTGCCTGCAGGCGGTTTTTGCCAATGTGCTGAAGGCGCCGGCCGTGAAAAAACCGCCCGTCTCGCGTGAAACCTTGCAGGGCAATCTTTTCTAA
- a CDS encoding methyl-accepting chemotaxis protein — MAEQKPIGTERRKQLFLGNPAQTHLLLLLTGFVLAGMLVFLVLSLITGNDGQLSLVAIFLNLLLAMILIMIGVAFLGLRYSNKIMGPIVNFGRNLQFIHQGDYTHKVQLRHGDEFQNMAGVFNQALESLRTRVQEDLAFADRLIVELEAAAASDAKARTVLQEVKDYRANKERYLQTRT, encoded by the coding sequence ATGGCCGAACAAAAACCGATCGGGACGGAACGGCGGAAACAACTTTTTTTAGGCAACCCGGCCCAAACTCACCTTTTATTGCTGCTGACCGGCTTTGTTCTGGCCGGGATGTTGGTTTTTCTGGTTCTCTCGCTGATCACCGGGAACGACGGCCAACTTTCCCTGGTCGCCATTTTCCTCAATCTGCTTTTGGCGATGATTCTCATCATGATCGGGGTGGCGTTCCTGGGCCTGCGATACAGCAATAAAATCATGGGGCCGATCGTCAATTTCGGCAGGAATCTGCAATTCATTCATCAAGGCGACTACACTCATAAAGTCCAATTGCGCCATGGCGACGAATTCCAGAATATGGCGGGTGTTTTCAATCAGGCTTTAGAAAGTCTGCGCACCCGGGTTCAGGAAGACCTGGCGTTTGCGGATCGGTTGATTGTTGAGTTGGAGGCCGCTGCGGCATCCGATGCCAAAGCCCGGACCGTTTTGCAAGAGGTCAAGGACTATCGTGCCAACAAGGAGCGTTATTTACAGACGCGCACTTGA
- a CDS encoding biopolymer transporter ExbD translates to MAKRVPTKSKEAEEREAAAVLERRAKRKVGDYHALEELNLVPYLDVMMNLIIFMLVTIAAFLPLGILSIFPPASQAVRDAQKQEEQTPEEEKKELTLTLFITHTGFTFAGIGGLLPAIPMLPNGDYDFDTLNAKAVEIKDAYPNERAVIISADKDVPYKTLVKAMDTLRNKNERILFDNVKLGVLTNRGAQ, encoded by the coding sequence ATGGCCAAGCGCGTTCCCACGAAATCGAAAGAAGCCGAAGAACGCGAAGCCGCGGCGGTACTTGAACGCCGCGCCAAGCGCAAAGTCGGCGACTATCACGCGCTGGAAGAATTAAATCTCGTCCCCTACCTGGACGTGATGATGAACCTCATCATTTTCATGTTGGTGACGATTGCCGCGTTTTTGCCGCTCGGCATTCTCAGCATTTTCCCGCCCGCATCGCAGGCAGTCCGTGATGCTCAAAAACAGGAAGAACAGACTCCCGAGGAAGAAAAAAAGGAGTTGACGCTTACTTTGTTCATTACGCATACCGGTTTTACGTTCGCGGGCATCGGCGGCCTTTTGCCGGCTATTCCCATGTTGCCGAACGGTGATTATGATTTTGATACGCTCAATGCGAAAGCGGTCGAAATCAAGGATGCGTACCCGAACGAACGAGCGGTCATCATTTCAGCAGACAAAGACGTCCCGTACAAAACCTTGGTTAAAGCGATGGATACATTGCGCAACAAAAACGAACGGATTTTGTTCGATAATGTCAAATTGGGCGTCTTGACGAATCGCGGAGCGCAATAA
- a CDS encoding MotA/TolQ/ExbB proton channel family protein produces the protein MNCSLQERKRMEALANIFRHASIPIYINLFVSVIVIATIVDRIVALFVQYRIKADAFVDSMLKMVRKGELDRAVKICQTTKAAVAQVCNAGLSRANASVMEISAGIDEELMRVTPQLEKRVSNLWALANIATLIGLIGTIFGLIQSFSGLAAVSPEQKAAFLARGIAEALNNTAVGLAIAIICMIGHLVLAGTAKKLVADLEVSAVTLENFLVLRKRSEQK, from the coding sequence TTGAATTGCTCTTTGCAGGAGAGGAAGAGAATGGAAGCCCTTGCGAATATTTTCCGTCATGCCAGCATACCAATCTACATCAACCTGTTTGTCTCTGTCATCGTTATCGCAACGATCGTCGACCGCATCGTCGCCCTTTTCGTGCAATATCGAATCAAGGCCGATGCGTTCGTCGATTCGATGCTGAAAATGGTGCGAAAAGGCGAGTTGGATCGGGCGGTGAAAATCTGCCAGACCACCAAAGCGGCGGTCGCTCAGGTTTGCAACGCCGGTCTTTCGCGCGCCAACGCCAGCGTGATGGAGATCTCCGCAGGGATCGATGAAGAGTTGATGCGGGTGACACCCCAGTTGGAAAAACGCGTTTCCAATTTGTGGGCGTTGGCGAACATCGCCACGCTCATCGGCCTCATCGGTACCATCTTCGGTCTGATTCAATCCTTCAGCGGCTTGGCGGCGGTCAGCCCCGAACAGAAAGCGGCGTTTTTGGCCCGAGGCATTGCCGAAGCGCTCAATAACACCGCCGTCGGTCTGGCGATCGCGATCATCTGCATGATCGGCCACCTAGTCCTGGCCGGTACCGCCAAAAAGCTGGTCGCCGATTTGGAAGTCAGCGCCGTTACACTCGAAAATTTCCTAGTCTTGCGCAAGCGTTCGGAACAAAAGTAG